The genomic interval aatatcaagttttatcatcatgcaatttgtaagcttggaagttttacatcatacaagctagtaaatttttcatcactttataacatgcatagttaccaaatcatcattgattttaaagatgtgcaagattataaattatgtaagtttgcatttttgcttcttaagatagacaatttatcaattttttctggtgatgttcaagttagcaagctctttcttctcttttaagaagtgtcatttttgcttcctttgcaaagtgcaagctagcaaaattttacattattttacaacatataagctagcaaattgacaagtgttacttgtctttgaagtataaaggctagcaagtttttgaaaagtaatgaaagataacaagctagcaagatataatattttacatgaagcaagctacataaaGTACATTTGTATcatctctttagatgtgctagcaagcaagcaagtttttctccttataatttgtgagctagcaaattttacacatatgaaagttggcaatatttttgcatctttttgagatgagcaagctttttgcttcttcttgcagtatgcaagctagctagcaagctaacaaaatttgctccccctatgtcaatgtcaaatagaagggaaaaatacaatattataattcttttttcctttttatcaatcttcacatcgtAACAAAGGATAAAttataaagatgaaaaatcatgaatgtcaaaacaatttttcatcatgaatatctcatgacatacatcattatcataagttgaagtatttcatgcataatatcaaatcatcattcataattacatcaatgtttcaatcattatttcaatatattaaCTCATcattttgaatctcggatttgttgaatctcggattttgatgataaagtcaattaatgggttaattgatctaatccatattattgagttaagtgtgcatgattaactatgatagatggaagatataaagcaagtctaccggagttaagttcgatgggtgttcgagagtccgccgaaagtttgaagaatcgtcggaagtgctgccggaaccaatcgagaaagaatcagggacttgccgaagttttcggaagtccgccgaagagatcgtcggaggttcgcggagatcactaagaaggttcgactacttgccaaagacttgctgaactcgccacaagaccgggagcctactaggagtcagccggaagtttgccggaaagctcgccggaaggaaactcgatgttgctggttaaaaacctgcttaggactatgtattAATTTCGTAATTTGTATGTAATTATGGTTAGTattaagggttaatcttataacctaGTTAGGGGTTAACTGGGCCCTAATATAGATTGGTTTGGGTCAAATTAAGAACCCAACCAATGACCCGTAaggtcgggtggtggcaccgcccaacacccggccGGACTCGGCGGTGGAACCGTTAGTACActttcagtgttagacactgacaagtggtggcaccgccagcatcgggaacccaaaagtaattcaaatttggagctcaaatttgaatactcttggggcctataaatacccctctattctcagcagagaagataACTTttaagaagttagaaattgagaaaaaaccTTAACAAAGTCTTTAGTAAAATCTTATTTTTACAATAGTTTAATTGTTCACTtccctttttctctttgaaaaatatataaaaacgtgaaccacttgtaaaaagattATAAGAAAGATATTTAACTGATAATGTTTGGTCAGTAAGTGCAATTGGGACCCTTAAGTGCAATTTGGTAGTCAATGCTAtcaaaacctccaccatttattATGTCCATGCTCTAATCATGAAATGATGGCTCATTTCTTGTGCACCCCCCACGATAAAATATGAGTAACAGTTCCAGTGATCGATAATTCCGCGAGAACAGCCATCACATCATGATTTGGGCCACCGCAATCACATGCAGAACAGCCATGCAGAAGTGACGTGAGGAATGCGGTGCTGACAACCAAGTTTTAGTCAGTGGAAACGAAGTCATCGCAAACCACAAGCTGACATATCAATTTACATATCAATTGACATATCAGTGGAAACGAAGTCCTCGCAATCACCACCGCATGATTCACCCTATCACTAAAAAAGCAGTGACAAAGATGGTTTACATATCAATTTTCTTGTGTTAACACCACACTAGTGGTATTTCACCTCCACCACCAAACTCCTCACCCTATCGAAAGACGATGTTTCCTTCGTAGGTGTGATGTGAAGTTTTGGTTTCCATTTTCCCCCCATAGAAATTGATCAGAAACTTACTTGCCATCTATTTTTGACACCATCTCAGATGACACATTCCTTGCAACTCGAACAAGTCTTGGCGGATTACAGATTGGGGAGGAAAGGACTAAGACAACTCAAAGGTGAAACCTTTCGGATTCTGGAAgacaatacaatacaatacaatacaatacgATACAATAAAAGAAGCTCACTGACtctcgttttcttttctttttctttgtgttTTTTGTTTCCAAGACGACGACAGCCGGTCGGTGACGAGCACCGATAGATTCTCTTGTGTTTCAAGAAAAGAGAACCCGGTCGGTGAAGAGCTCCCAGCAGCTTTCTTGTCCCctttctccaccaccaccaccacctcacaAACCATTCTACTCTCTCGCtttctcccctcccctccccgtaCTGTTTGTTCCCCGCTCCTTTTTCCCAGCTTTTCTTTTTCCCTTGCCTGCTTTTGGCTCCTCTCGGTTTCCTGGTTCTTCAAAAGCAACGAGTTTTCCCTCCCCCTGCATCAAATGGAAAACCATTCGAAAGCTCAAGAAACCAACAGCAGCAGTAGCACCAATTACAGCCGCAACAATGGAGCAACGACACCAGCAGCAGCTCCGTCACCGTCATTGCCACCAGCTCTGCCTCCCAAAACCATTCCGAAAGCCTGCGAGGTGAATCCGTACCCGACGACCTTCGTCCACGCTGACACCTCCTCCTTCAAGCAGGTAGTCCAAATGCTCACAGGCTCAGCCGAGACCGTCGCCGCTGCCGCGGCCGCTAGCTCGACGGCACAGAAAGCACCGGTTGCCCCGGCCACCAAGGCTACCGGCCCAAAAAAGCCTGCTTTCAAGCTCTACGAGAGGCGGAACAGCCTCAAGAACCTCAAGGTACTCAGCCCCCTCGTTCCAGCATTCTTCAACTCCAGCCCCAACCCCAACTCCCTCGTCGCCGCTGCCGGATTCTCTCCTCGGAAGCAGCCGGAGATCCTGTCGCCCAGCATGCTGGACTTCCCTTCGCTGGTGCTCAGTCCGGTGACGCCCTTGATCCCCGACCCCTTCAACCGGCCGCCGCACCACCCGACTTCGGCGGCTGCCAAATGGGCGGAGGACCGGGCGATCGCCGAGAAGGGGTTCTACCTGCATCCTTCGCCGCGGGCTTCGACGGACGCGGAGCCTCCGCGGCTGCTACCCTTGTTCCCAGTGACATCTCCCAAGGTCTCGTTCGACTTATCTCTTGCCGTACCTCACTCCTCCACCAGATAAGTTTACCTCCAGAATTGTGTTCGGTCTCTGTACTCGTTTTAGCTTCGATTGCATGGTTTATTCCTTCGTCCGCGAATGCAAATCGAGCAGCATGGCACAGAATCATCATCTCCTTATTCCTTCTCTCTTTTGCCGACATGATTGGGAGAGtgatacaagaagaagaagaagaagaagaagaagaaaaatgatgGCTCTTCTAAGTCAGAGAAAAAAGGCCAGCTAGTCCGCACTGCTTCTGCAAGTGCGAgttctgatgatgaagggtgggtGGAACAATATAAATCGATGAACCAAGCTGCTGCCGAGTGAAAGATGACCCCTATCCCTTCCCACTTCTTCTTCGAGTCTGTCATGAGGTGCTTGGATCGATGGGTTGAAGTCTCTGTTTCACcgtccttttctttttctctctctctctctctctctctttcacatGTCGACTGATGATGAGCCAAGACACCAAAGTCTTTTGAATCTCAATGCCTGTGAACACTATAAACCTTACCAGCACTGCTTTTGCTTGCTAGGTTTAAGCAGTACAAAGGTTGCCTCTCGTTTCAGGTATCTTCCCGATGACCGCAAGTCTGAAACTGGTGGAAGAAAAGGACTGCAGCTAGCTTTTAAATGCATGAAGCACCTACTAAGATGGATGGACCTGTGTGTCAGAAAGGACAGCGAAAAATCTATCCATCCCGATgccacttttttttttccctacttggatggatggatggatctcATCGACCATAAATAGAAGgggaccatcatcatcatcatcgttatgGATAGGGCAGGCGATTCATTCATCACATCTGAATTCAGAGTAAGCCAACGACAGCTTCTCTCGACTTCGTTCCGAGATCGACTCCCCTCCTCGGAGTTGACTAATTAAGGTCTCAGCAGATCAGGCAAGAGAAGTTTGGAACCAACGACGATACCATATGACCAAGTTCAAACGAAGAAACGAGACCTTCGTTCTTAATAAGCTGTCAACGGGCAAATCCTAACTCTTATTTGCATCATCGTCTTCTAGCTGAGGCTTCCACTTT from Musa acuminata AAA Group cultivar baxijiao unplaced genomic scaffold, Cavendish_Baxijiao_AAA HiC_scaffold_1134, whole genome shotgun sequence carries:
- the LOC103974903 gene encoding VQ motif-containing protein 4-like, whose translation is MENHSKAQETNSSSSTNYSRNNGATTPAAAPSPSLPPALPPKTIPKACEVNPYPTTFVHADTSSFKQVVQMLTGSAETVAAAAAASSTAQKAPVAPATKATGPKKPAFKLYERRNSLKNLKVLSPLVPAFFNSSPNPNSLVAAAGFSPRKQPEILSPSMLDFPSLVLSPVTPLIPDPFNRPPHHPTSAAAKWAEDRAIAEKGFYLHPSPRASTDAEPPRLLPLFPVTSPKVSFDLSLAVPHSSTR